In Bactrocera oleae isolate idBacOlea1 chromosome 3, idBacOlea1, whole genome shotgun sequence, a genomic segment contains:
- the Hnf4 gene encoding transcription factor HNF-4 homolog isoform X3 gives MLKMKTEVLSGSSFDDSYIFEDNLLRMIDAEGHMMHGIEPALSALSSASAHSPGGSQALSPALSLSGGNSNSNGNLSTSGNNTVTINNNNNSYAQNNNSQSATVCAICGDRATGKHYGASSCDGCKGFFRRSVRKNHQYTCRFSRNCVVDKDKRNQCRYCRLRKCFKAGMKKEAVQNERDRISCRRTSNEDPDPGNGLSVISLVKAEIESRQSKAGAAMETNPNEDLSNKQFASINDVCESMKQQLLTLVEWAKHIPAFNDLQLDDQVALLRAHAGEHLLLGLSRRSMHLKDVLLLGNNCVITKHCPDARLSPNLDISRIGARIIDELVFALRDVNIDDTELACIKALVFFDPNAKDLKEPQRVKTLRHQILNNLEDYVSDRQYESRGRFGEILLILPVLQSITWQMIEQIQFAKIFGVAHIDSLLQEMLLGGELADNSPLSPPSLNNYSPTRNMDGSHVSSTLDVLTSPTSADHLSACMDSNSLDAQMMSPLLENIGSPPPQYNQLRPYQTQRPQQQQQPQTVNNNTGTALHTRAMHSPHLTDADANNVDMVNGAGNSCMDENSMYNTNTVMRPLSTSSAHNLPHMSSPNMQQHSHAASSPMQHSPPLHRNHPYQRPEQLSAAQHNNGAVVQQLRNPAEMTLNEYNSGSAEEMLRRAPIKIRGPDALSSGAGGAYMMGGGLHDAESAYRMTLKQEPETGY, from the exons aTGCCGAAGGACACATGATGCATGGCATTGAACCGGCGCTTTCCGCGCTCAGCAGCGCTTCCGCACACAGTCCGGGCGGCAGTCAAGCGCTAAGTCCGGCGCTCAGTCTAAGCGGCGGTAATAGTAATAGCAATGGCAATTTATCGACTAGTGGCAATAATACTGTAActattaacaataacaacaactcatACGCGCAAAACAACAACTCACAGTCGGCAACGGTTTGTGCAATATGTGGCGATCGCGCCACCGGCAAACATTACGGTGCTTCCAGTTGTGATGGCTGCAAAGGATTCTTTCGGCGCAGCGTGCGCAAGAATCATCAATATACCTGCAG ATTCTCACGTAATTGCGTTGTGGACAAAGACAAACGCAATCAGTGTCGCTATTGCCGCTTGCGTAAGTGCTTTAAGGCGGGCATGAAGAAGGAGGCAGTGCAAAATGAACGCGATCGCATTAGTTGTCGTCGCACCTCAAATGAAGATCCCGATCCCGGTAATGGCTTGTCCGTTATATCGCTGGTTAAGGCAGAGATTGAGAGTCGTCAGTCGAAAGCGGGTGCTGCCATGGAGACCAATCCGAATGAAGATCTATCGAACAAGCAATTCGCTAGCATTAACGATGTGTGTGAGTCAATGAAACAACAGCTGTTGACGCTGGTCGAGTGGGCCAAACACATACCAGCCTTTAATGATCTGCAGCTGGACGATCAGGTGGCATTATTACGCGCACACGCCGGCGAACATCTGTTGTTGGGGCTGTCGCGGCGCTCCATGCATCTGAAAGATGTGCTGCTGTTGGGCAACAATTGTGTCATCACCAAACATTGTCCAG ATGCGCGCTTGTCGCCGAACTTGGATATATCGCGCATTGGCGCCAGAATCATAGATGAGCTCGTTTTTGCGCTGCGCGACGTAAATATTGACGATACCGAATTGGCATGCATCAAGGCGCTGGTGTTCTTCGATCCGA ACGCCAAAGATCTCAAAGAGCCGCAACGCGTCAAGACGTTGCGCCATCAAATACTAAACAATCTGGAAGATTATGTGTCGGACCGACAATATGAGTCACGCGGTCGTTTTGGCGAAATACTCTTAATACTGCCCGTACTGCAGTCCATCACCTGGCAGATGATTGAACAAATacaatttgcgaaaattttcgGTGTCGCCCACATTGACTCGCTGCTGCAGGAAATGCTACTTGGAG GTGAACTGGCCGACAACTCACCACTCTCGCCGCCAAGCTTGAACAATTACAGTCCAACACGCAACATGGACGGCAGTCATGTGTCGTCAACATTGGACGTGCTCACCTCACCCACAAGCGCTGATCATTTGAGCGCGTGCATGGATAGCAACAGTTTGGATGCACAAATGATGTCGCCATTACTGGAGAATATTGGCTCACCGCCGCCACAATATAATCAGTTGCGCCCATACCAGACACAGCGtccacaacagcagcagcaaccacAAACAGTCAACAACAACACAGGTACAGCATTACACACACGCGCCATGCATTCACCACACCTCACTGACGCCGATGCCAACAATGTCGATATGGTTAACGGTGCCGGCAACTCATGCATGGACGAGAATAGCATGTACAACACCAACACCGTTATGCGTCCACTATCCACGAGCAGCGCACACAATTTGCCACATATGTCATCGCCGAATATGCAACAACATTCGCATGCGGCATCCTCACCAATGCAGCATTCACCGCCGTTGCATCGCAATCATCCCTACCAAAGACCGGAACAGTTGAGTGCCGCTCAACATAATAACGGCGCCGTTGTGCAGCAACTACGCAATCCGGCTGAGATGACGTTGAATGAATACAATAGCGGCAGCGCTGAGGAGATGTTGCGTCGCGCGCCAATCAAAATACGTGGACCCGATGCATTGAGCAGCGGCGCTGGTGGTGCTTATATGATGGGTGGTGGGCTGCATGATGCGGAGAGCGCGTATCGCATGACATTGAAGCAGGAACCGGAAACGGGTTATTGA
- the Hnf4 gene encoding transcription factor HNF-4 homolog isoform X4, translated as MTRDAEGHMMHGIEPALSALSSASAHSPGGSQALSPALSLSGGNSNSNGNLSTSGNNTVTINNNNNSYAQNNNSQSATVCAICGDRATGKHYGASSCDGCKGFFRRSVRKNHQYTCRFSRNCVVDKDKRNQCRYCRLRKCFKAGMKKEAVQNERDRISCRRTSNEDPDPGNGLSVISLVKAEIESRQSKAGAAMETNPNEDLSNKQFASINDVCESMKQQLLTLVEWAKHIPAFNDLQLDDQVALLRAHAGEHLLLGLSRRSMHLKDVLLLGNNCVITKHCPDARLSPNLDISRIGARIIDELVFALRDVNIDDTELACIKALVFFDPNAKDLKEPQRVKTLRHQILNNLEDYVSDRQYESRGRFGEILLILPVLQSITWQMIEQIQFAKIFGVAHIDSLLQEMLLGGELADNSPLSPPSLNNYSPTRNMDGSHVSSTLDVLTSPTSADHLSACMDSNSLDAQMMSPLLENIGSPPPQYNQLRPYQTQRPQQQQQPQTVNNNTGTALHTRAMHSPHLTDADANNVDMVNGAGNSCMDENSMYNTNTVMRPLSTSSAHNLPHMSSPNMQQHSHAASSPMQHSPPLHRNHPYQRPEQLSAAQHNNGAVVQQLRNPAEMTLNEYNSGSAEEMLRRAPIKIRGPDALSSGAGGAYMMGGGLHDAESAYRMTLKQEPETGY; from the exons aTGCCGAAGGACACATGATGCATGGCATTGAACCGGCGCTTTCCGCGCTCAGCAGCGCTTCCGCACACAGTCCGGGCGGCAGTCAAGCGCTAAGTCCGGCGCTCAGTCTAAGCGGCGGTAATAGTAATAGCAATGGCAATTTATCGACTAGTGGCAATAATACTGTAActattaacaataacaacaactcatACGCGCAAAACAACAACTCACAGTCGGCAACGGTTTGTGCAATATGTGGCGATCGCGCCACCGGCAAACATTACGGTGCTTCCAGTTGTGATGGCTGCAAAGGATTCTTTCGGCGCAGCGTGCGCAAGAATCATCAATATACCTGCAG ATTCTCACGTAATTGCGTTGTGGACAAAGACAAACGCAATCAGTGTCGCTATTGCCGCTTGCGTAAGTGCTTTAAGGCGGGCATGAAGAAGGAGGCAGTGCAAAATGAACGCGATCGCATTAGTTGTCGTCGCACCTCAAATGAAGATCCCGATCCCGGTAATGGCTTGTCCGTTATATCGCTGGTTAAGGCAGAGATTGAGAGTCGTCAGTCGAAAGCGGGTGCTGCCATGGAGACCAATCCGAATGAAGATCTATCGAACAAGCAATTCGCTAGCATTAACGATGTGTGTGAGTCAATGAAACAACAGCTGTTGACGCTGGTCGAGTGGGCCAAACACATACCAGCCTTTAATGATCTGCAGCTGGACGATCAGGTGGCATTATTACGCGCACACGCCGGCGAACATCTGTTGTTGGGGCTGTCGCGGCGCTCCATGCATCTGAAAGATGTGCTGCTGTTGGGCAACAATTGTGTCATCACCAAACATTGTCCAG ATGCGCGCTTGTCGCCGAACTTGGATATATCGCGCATTGGCGCCAGAATCATAGATGAGCTCGTTTTTGCGCTGCGCGACGTAAATATTGACGATACCGAATTGGCATGCATCAAGGCGCTGGTGTTCTTCGATCCGA ACGCCAAAGATCTCAAAGAGCCGCAACGCGTCAAGACGTTGCGCCATCAAATACTAAACAATCTGGAAGATTATGTGTCGGACCGACAATATGAGTCACGCGGTCGTTTTGGCGAAATACTCTTAATACTGCCCGTACTGCAGTCCATCACCTGGCAGATGATTGAACAAATacaatttgcgaaaattttcgGTGTCGCCCACATTGACTCGCTGCTGCAGGAAATGCTACTTGGAG GTGAACTGGCCGACAACTCACCACTCTCGCCGCCAAGCTTGAACAATTACAGTCCAACACGCAACATGGACGGCAGTCATGTGTCGTCAACATTGGACGTGCTCACCTCACCCACAAGCGCTGATCATTTGAGCGCGTGCATGGATAGCAACAGTTTGGATGCACAAATGATGTCGCCATTACTGGAGAATATTGGCTCACCGCCGCCACAATATAATCAGTTGCGCCCATACCAGACACAGCGtccacaacagcagcagcaaccacAAACAGTCAACAACAACACAGGTACAGCATTACACACACGCGCCATGCATTCACCACACCTCACTGACGCCGATGCCAACAATGTCGATATGGTTAACGGTGCCGGCAACTCATGCATGGACGAGAATAGCATGTACAACACCAACACCGTTATGCGTCCACTATCCACGAGCAGCGCACACAATTTGCCACATATGTCATCGCCGAATATGCAACAACATTCGCATGCGGCATCCTCACCAATGCAGCATTCACCGCCGTTGCATCGCAATCATCCCTACCAAAGACCGGAACAGTTGAGTGCCGCTCAACATAATAACGGCGCCGTTGTGCAGCAACTACGCAATCCGGCTGAGATGACGTTGAATGAATACAATAGCGGCAGCGCTGAGGAGATGTTGCGTCGCGCGCCAATCAAAATACGTGGACCCGATGCATTGAGCAGCGGCGCTGGTGGTGCTTATATGATGGGTGGTGGGCTGCATGATGCGGAGAGCGCGTATCGCATGACATTGAAGCAGGAACCGGAAACGGGTTATTGA
- the Prx6a gene encoding peroxiredoxin-6, translating into MTAPSKALNIGDDFPNFHAETNEGPIDFHDWIGNSWAILFSHPADYTPVCTTELARVAKLLPEFAKRNVKPIALSVDTVESHKGWIEDIKSYGDLNSFDYPIIADNKRELAVKLNMLDKDELNKDGIPLTCRAVFIIDDKKKLRLSILYPATTGRNFDEILRVIDSLQLTQHKSVATPADWKQGDACMVLPTVMENDVPKLFPAGVEVVAVPSGKTYLRKTPQP; encoded by the exons ATGACAGCTCCCAGCAAAGCATTAAATATTGGTGATGACTTCCCTAATTTTCATGCGGAAACAAATGAAGGTCCCATTGACTTTCATGATTGGATTGGCAATTC CTGGGCCATTTTGTTTTCACATCCAGCCGATTATACACCAGTGTGCACAACGGAACTGGCGCGTGTAGCTAAACTCCTGCCGGAATTTGCTAAACGAAATGTAAAGCCAATTGCTTTATCTGTTGATACGGTTGAGTCGCATAAAGGATGGATAGAGGATATTAAAAGCTATGGTG ATTTAAACTCCTTTGACTATCCAATTATTGCTGATAACAAACGTGAATTGGCTGTCAAATTAAATATGTTGGATAAGGATGAGCTAAACAAAGATGGCATACCACTAACCTGTCGTGCTGTGTTCATTATTGATGACAAAAAGAAGCTGCGCCTTTCAATTCTTTATCCAGCTACAACTGGTAGAAATTTTGA TGAAATACTGCGTGTAATCGACTCACTTCAACTCACACAACATAAGTCGGTGGCCACGCCAGCTGATTGGAAG CAAGGTGATGCGTGCATGGTTTTGCCCACGGTCATGGAGAATGACGTTCCAAAGCTATTTCCAGCAGGCGTTGAAGTGGTTGCAGTACCATCAGGGAAGACTTATTTGCGTAAAACGCCACAACCATAG
- the Hnf4 gene encoding transcription factor HNF-4 homolog isoform X2 has translation MKDPKELLQEVNIEVNNKMENLEGDSNDRDAEGHMMHGIEPALSALSSASAHSPGGSQALSPALSLSGGNSNSNGNLSTSGNNTVTINNNNNSYAQNNNSQSATVCAICGDRATGKHYGASSCDGCKGFFRRSVRKNHQYTCRFSRNCVVDKDKRNQCRYCRLRKCFKAGMKKEAVQNERDRISCRRTSNEDPDPGNGLSVISLVKAEIESRQSKAGAAMETNPNEDLSNKQFASINDVCESMKQQLLTLVEWAKHIPAFNDLQLDDQVALLRAHAGEHLLLGLSRRSMHLKDVLLLGNNCVITKHCPDARLSPNLDISRIGARIIDELVFALRDVNIDDTELACIKALVFFDPNAKDLKEPQRVKTLRHQILNNLEDYVSDRQYESRGRFGEILLILPVLQSITWQMIEQIQFAKIFGVAHIDSLLQEMLLGGELADNSPLSPPSLNNYSPTRNMDGSHVSSTLDVLTSPTSADHLSACMDSNSLDAQMMSPLLENIGSPPPQYNQLRPYQTQRPQQQQQPQTVNNNTGTALHTRAMHSPHLTDADANNVDMVNGAGNSCMDENSMYNTNTVMRPLSTSSAHNLPHMSSPNMQQHSHAASSPMQHSPPLHRNHPYQRPEQLSAAQHNNGAVVQQLRNPAEMTLNEYNSGSAEEMLRRAPIKIRGPDALSSGAGGAYMMGGGLHDAESAYRMTLKQEPETGY, from the exons aTGCCGAAGGACACATGATGCATGGCATTGAACCGGCGCTTTCCGCGCTCAGCAGCGCTTCCGCACACAGTCCGGGCGGCAGTCAAGCGCTAAGTCCGGCGCTCAGTCTAAGCGGCGGTAATAGTAATAGCAATGGCAATTTATCGACTAGTGGCAATAATACTGTAActattaacaataacaacaactcatACGCGCAAAACAACAACTCACAGTCGGCAACGGTTTGTGCAATATGTGGCGATCGCGCCACCGGCAAACATTACGGTGCTTCCAGTTGTGATGGCTGCAAAGGATTCTTTCGGCGCAGCGTGCGCAAGAATCATCAATATACCTGCAG ATTCTCACGTAATTGCGTTGTGGACAAAGACAAACGCAATCAGTGTCGCTATTGCCGCTTGCGTAAGTGCTTTAAGGCGGGCATGAAGAAGGAGGCAGTGCAAAATGAACGCGATCGCATTAGTTGTCGTCGCACCTCAAATGAAGATCCCGATCCCGGTAATGGCTTGTCCGTTATATCGCTGGTTAAGGCAGAGATTGAGAGTCGTCAGTCGAAAGCGGGTGCTGCCATGGAGACCAATCCGAATGAAGATCTATCGAACAAGCAATTCGCTAGCATTAACGATGTGTGTGAGTCAATGAAACAACAGCTGTTGACGCTGGTCGAGTGGGCCAAACACATACCAGCCTTTAATGATCTGCAGCTGGACGATCAGGTGGCATTATTACGCGCACACGCCGGCGAACATCTGTTGTTGGGGCTGTCGCGGCGCTCCATGCATCTGAAAGATGTGCTGCTGTTGGGCAACAATTGTGTCATCACCAAACATTGTCCAG ATGCGCGCTTGTCGCCGAACTTGGATATATCGCGCATTGGCGCCAGAATCATAGATGAGCTCGTTTTTGCGCTGCGCGACGTAAATATTGACGATACCGAATTGGCATGCATCAAGGCGCTGGTGTTCTTCGATCCGA ACGCCAAAGATCTCAAAGAGCCGCAACGCGTCAAGACGTTGCGCCATCAAATACTAAACAATCTGGAAGATTATGTGTCGGACCGACAATATGAGTCACGCGGTCGTTTTGGCGAAATACTCTTAATACTGCCCGTACTGCAGTCCATCACCTGGCAGATGATTGAACAAATacaatttgcgaaaattttcgGTGTCGCCCACATTGACTCGCTGCTGCAGGAAATGCTACTTGGAG GTGAACTGGCCGACAACTCACCACTCTCGCCGCCAAGCTTGAACAATTACAGTCCAACACGCAACATGGACGGCAGTCATGTGTCGTCAACATTGGACGTGCTCACCTCACCCACAAGCGCTGATCATTTGAGCGCGTGCATGGATAGCAACAGTTTGGATGCACAAATGATGTCGCCATTACTGGAGAATATTGGCTCACCGCCGCCACAATATAATCAGTTGCGCCCATACCAGACACAGCGtccacaacagcagcagcaaccacAAACAGTCAACAACAACACAGGTACAGCATTACACACACGCGCCATGCATTCACCACACCTCACTGACGCCGATGCCAACAATGTCGATATGGTTAACGGTGCCGGCAACTCATGCATGGACGAGAATAGCATGTACAACACCAACACCGTTATGCGTCCACTATCCACGAGCAGCGCACACAATTTGCCACATATGTCATCGCCGAATATGCAACAACATTCGCATGCGGCATCCTCACCAATGCAGCATTCACCGCCGTTGCATCGCAATCATCCCTACCAAAGACCGGAACAGTTGAGTGCCGCTCAACATAATAACGGCGCCGTTGTGCAGCAACTACGCAATCCGGCTGAGATGACGTTGAATGAATACAATAGCGGCAGCGCTGAGGAGATGTTGCGTCGCGCGCCAATCAAAATACGTGGACCCGATGCATTGAGCAGCGGCGCTGGTGGTGCTTATATGATGGGTGGTGGGCTGCATGATGCGGAGAGCGCGTATCGCATGACATTGAAGCAGGAACCGGAAACGGGTTATTGA
- the Hnf4 gene encoding transcription factor HNF-4 homolog isoform X5 gives MMHGIEPALSALSSASAHSPGGSQALSPALSLSGGNSNSNGNLSTSGNNTVTINNNNNSYAQNNNSQSATVCAICGDRATGKHYGASSCDGCKGFFRRSVRKNHQYTCRFSRNCVVDKDKRNQCRYCRLRKCFKAGMKKEAVQNERDRISCRRTSNEDPDPGNGLSVISLVKAEIESRQSKAGAAMETNPNEDLSNKQFASINDVCESMKQQLLTLVEWAKHIPAFNDLQLDDQVALLRAHAGEHLLLGLSRRSMHLKDVLLLGNNCVITKHCPDARLSPNLDISRIGARIIDELVFALRDVNIDDTELACIKALVFFDPNAKDLKEPQRVKTLRHQILNNLEDYVSDRQYESRGRFGEILLILPVLQSITWQMIEQIQFAKIFGVAHIDSLLQEMLLGGELADNSPLSPPSLNNYSPTRNMDGSHVSSTLDVLTSPTSADHLSACMDSNSLDAQMMSPLLENIGSPPPQYNQLRPYQTQRPQQQQQPQTVNNNTGTALHTRAMHSPHLTDADANNVDMVNGAGNSCMDENSMYNTNTVMRPLSTSSAHNLPHMSSPNMQQHSHAASSPMQHSPPLHRNHPYQRPEQLSAAQHNNGAVVQQLRNPAEMTLNEYNSGSAEEMLRRAPIKIRGPDALSSGAGGAYMMGGGLHDAESAYRMTLKQEPETGY, from the exons ATGATGCATGGCATTGAACCGGCGCTTTCCGCGCTCAGCAGCGCTTCCGCACACAGTCCGGGCGGCAGTCAAGCGCTAAGTCCGGCGCTCAGTCTAAGCGGCGGTAATAGTAATAGCAATGGCAATTTATCGACTAGTGGCAATAATACTGTAActattaacaataacaacaactcatACGCGCAAAACAACAACTCACAGTCGGCAACGGTTTGTGCAATATGTGGCGATCGCGCCACCGGCAAACATTACGGTGCTTCCAGTTGTGATGGCTGCAAAGGATTCTTTCGGCGCAGCGTGCGCAAGAATCATCAATATACCTGCAG ATTCTCACGTAATTGCGTTGTGGACAAAGACAAACGCAATCAGTGTCGCTATTGCCGCTTGCGTAAGTGCTTTAAGGCGGGCATGAAGAAGGAGGCAGTGCAAAATGAACGCGATCGCATTAGTTGTCGTCGCACCTCAAATGAAGATCCCGATCCCGGTAATGGCTTGTCCGTTATATCGCTGGTTAAGGCAGAGATTGAGAGTCGTCAGTCGAAAGCGGGTGCTGCCATGGAGACCAATCCGAATGAAGATCTATCGAACAAGCAATTCGCTAGCATTAACGATGTGTGTGAGTCAATGAAACAACAGCTGTTGACGCTGGTCGAGTGGGCCAAACACATACCAGCCTTTAATGATCTGCAGCTGGACGATCAGGTGGCATTATTACGCGCACACGCCGGCGAACATCTGTTGTTGGGGCTGTCGCGGCGCTCCATGCATCTGAAAGATGTGCTGCTGTTGGGCAACAATTGTGTCATCACCAAACATTGTCCAG ATGCGCGCTTGTCGCCGAACTTGGATATATCGCGCATTGGCGCCAGAATCATAGATGAGCTCGTTTTTGCGCTGCGCGACGTAAATATTGACGATACCGAATTGGCATGCATCAAGGCGCTGGTGTTCTTCGATCCGA ACGCCAAAGATCTCAAAGAGCCGCAACGCGTCAAGACGTTGCGCCATCAAATACTAAACAATCTGGAAGATTATGTGTCGGACCGACAATATGAGTCACGCGGTCGTTTTGGCGAAATACTCTTAATACTGCCCGTACTGCAGTCCATCACCTGGCAGATGATTGAACAAATacaatttgcgaaaattttcgGTGTCGCCCACATTGACTCGCTGCTGCAGGAAATGCTACTTGGAG GTGAACTGGCCGACAACTCACCACTCTCGCCGCCAAGCTTGAACAATTACAGTCCAACACGCAACATGGACGGCAGTCATGTGTCGTCAACATTGGACGTGCTCACCTCACCCACAAGCGCTGATCATTTGAGCGCGTGCATGGATAGCAACAGTTTGGATGCACAAATGATGTCGCCATTACTGGAGAATATTGGCTCACCGCCGCCACAATATAATCAGTTGCGCCCATACCAGACACAGCGtccacaacagcagcagcaaccacAAACAGTCAACAACAACACAGGTACAGCATTACACACACGCGCCATGCATTCACCACACCTCACTGACGCCGATGCCAACAATGTCGATATGGTTAACGGTGCCGGCAACTCATGCATGGACGAGAATAGCATGTACAACACCAACACCGTTATGCGTCCACTATCCACGAGCAGCGCACACAATTTGCCACATATGTCATCGCCGAATATGCAACAACATTCGCATGCGGCATCCTCACCAATGCAGCATTCACCGCCGTTGCATCGCAATCATCCCTACCAAAGACCGGAACAGTTGAGTGCCGCTCAACATAATAACGGCGCCGTTGTGCAGCAACTACGCAATCCGGCTGAGATGACGTTGAATGAATACAATAGCGGCAGCGCTGAGGAGATGTTGCGTCGCGCGCCAATCAAAATACGTGGACCCGATGCATTGAGCAGCGGCGCTGGTGGTGCTTATATGATGGGTGGTGGGCTGCATGATGCGGAGAGCGCGTATCGCATGACATTGAAGCAGGAACCGGAAACGGGTTATTGA
- the Hnf4 gene encoding transcription factor HNF-4 homolog isoform X1 — protein sequence MKDPKELLQEVNIEVNNKMENLEGDSNDRDAEGHMMHGIEPALSALSSASAHSPGGSQALSPALSLSGGNSNSNGNLSTSGNNTVTINNNNNSYAQNNNSQSATVCAICGDRATGKHYGASSCDGCKGFFRRSVRKNHQYTCRFSRNCVVDKDKRNQCRYCRLRKCFKAGMKKEAVQNERDRISCRRTSNEDPDPGNGLSVISLVKAEIESRQSKAGAAMETNPNEDLSNKQFASINDVCESMKQQLLTLVEWAKHIPAFNDLQLDDQVALLRAHAGEHLLLGLSRRSMHLKDVLLLGNNCVITKHCPDARLSPNLDISRIGARIIDELVFALRDVNIDDTELACIKALVFFDPNAKDLKEPQRVKTLRHQILNNLEDYVSDRQYESRGRFGEILLILPVLQSITWQMIEQIQFAKIFGVAHIDSLLQEMLLGGKSSALCHAPHYFHTMRNYLMYSAFEGELADNSPLSPPSLNNYSPTRNMDGSHVSSTLDVLTSPTSADHLSACMDSNSLDAQMMSPLLENIGSPPPQYNQLRPYQTQRPQQQQQPQTVNNNTGTALHTRAMHSPHLTDADANNVDMVNGAGNSCMDENSMYNTNTVMRPLSTSSAHNLPHMSSPNMQQHSHAASSPMQHSPPLHRNHPYQRPEQLSAAQHNNGAVVQQLRNPAEMTLNEYNSGSAEEMLRRAPIKIRGPDALSSGAGGAYMMGGGLHDAESAYRMTLKQEPETGY from the exons aTGCCGAAGGACACATGATGCATGGCATTGAACCGGCGCTTTCCGCGCTCAGCAGCGCTTCCGCACACAGTCCGGGCGGCAGTCAAGCGCTAAGTCCGGCGCTCAGTCTAAGCGGCGGTAATAGTAATAGCAATGGCAATTTATCGACTAGTGGCAATAATACTGTAActattaacaataacaacaactcatACGCGCAAAACAACAACTCACAGTCGGCAACGGTTTGTGCAATATGTGGCGATCGCGCCACCGGCAAACATTACGGTGCTTCCAGTTGTGATGGCTGCAAAGGATTCTTTCGGCGCAGCGTGCGCAAGAATCATCAATATACCTGCAG ATTCTCACGTAATTGCGTTGTGGACAAAGACAAACGCAATCAGTGTCGCTATTGCCGCTTGCGTAAGTGCTTTAAGGCGGGCATGAAGAAGGAGGCAGTGCAAAATGAACGCGATCGCATTAGTTGTCGTCGCACCTCAAATGAAGATCCCGATCCCGGTAATGGCTTGTCCGTTATATCGCTGGTTAAGGCAGAGATTGAGAGTCGTCAGTCGAAAGCGGGTGCTGCCATGGAGACCAATCCGAATGAAGATCTATCGAACAAGCAATTCGCTAGCATTAACGATGTGTGTGAGTCAATGAAACAACAGCTGTTGACGCTGGTCGAGTGGGCCAAACACATACCAGCCTTTAATGATCTGCAGCTGGACGATCAGGTGGCATTATTACGCGCACACGCCGGCGAACATCTGTTGTTGGGGCTGTCGCGGCGCTCCATGCATCTGAAAGATGTGCTGCTGTTGGGCAACAATTGTGTCATCACCAAACATTGTCCAG ATGCGCGCTTGTCGCCGAACTTGGATATATCGCGCATTGGCGCCAGAATCATAGATGAGCTCGTTTTTGCGCTGCGCGACGTAAATATTGACGATACCGAATTGGCATGCATCAAGGCGCTGGTGTTCTTCGATCCGA ACGCCAAAGATCTCAAAGAGCCGCAACGCGTCAAGACGTTGCGCCATCAAATACTAAACAATCTGGAAGATTATGTGTCGGACCGACAATATGAGTCACGCGGTCGTTTTGGCGAAATACTCTTAATACTGCCCGTACTGCAGTCCATCACCTGGCAGATGATTGAACAAATacaatttgcgaaaattttcgGTGTCGCCCACATTGACTCGCTGCTGCAGGAAATGCTACTTGGAGGTAAGTCTAGCGCACTTTGCCACGCACCACACTATTTCCATACTATGCGTAATTATCTAATGTACTCCGCCTTTGAAGGTGAACTGGCCGACAACTCACCACTCTCGCCGCCAAGCTTGAACAATTACAGTCCAACACGCAACATGGACGGCAGTCATGTGTCGTCAACATTGGACGTGCTCACCTCACCCACAAGCGCTGATCATTTGAGCGCGTGCATGGATAGCAACAGTTTGGATGCACAAATGATGTCGCCATTACTGGAGAATATTGGCTCACCGCCGCCACAATATAATCAGTTGCGCCCATACCAGACACAGCGtccacaacagcagcagcaaccacAAACAGTCAACAACAACACAGGTACAGCATTACACACACGCGCCATGCATTCACCACACCTCACTGACGCCGATGCCAACAATGTCGATATGGTTAACGGTGCCGGCAACTCATGCATGGACGAGAATAGCATGTACAACACCAACACCGTTATGCGTCCACTATCCACGAGCAGCGCACACAATTTGCCACATATGTCATCGCCGAATATGCAACAACATTCGCATGCGGCATCCTCACCAATGCAGCATTCACCGCCGTTGCATCGCAATCATCCCTACCAAAGACCGGAACAGTTGAGTGCCGCTCAACATAATAACGGCGCCGTTGTGCAGCAACTACGCAATCCGGCTGAGATGACGTTGAATGAATACAATAGCGGCAGCGCTGAGGAGATGTTGCGTCGCGCGCCAATCAAAATACGTGGACCCGATGCATTGAGCAGCGGCGCTGGTGGTGCTTATATGATGGGTGGTGGGCTGCATGATGCGGAGAGCGCGTATCGCATGACATTGAAGCAGGAACCGGAAACGGGTTATTGA